The following proteins are co-located in the Chryseobacterium daecheongense genome:
- a CDS encoding DUF892 family protein, protein MATSTKTPGKKTATSSRARSASTPAKKTAAVKTPARKVPAKKDAAKELKDLFEDGLKDIYWAEKALTKALPKMEKNAEDKGLKKAISSHLAETENHVKRLEECFAALGKKAQAKKCDAMQGLLDEGKSIMEETQPGSVRDAGIIAASQKVEHYEIATYGTLAAYAKVLKQTKCLKILLKTLEEEKKCDELLTSIADTALNKKAMK, encoded by the coding sequence ATGGCAACGAGTACAAAAACACCAGGAAAAAAAACGGCAACGTCTTCAAGAGCCAGATCGGCATCAACCCCGGCTAAAAAAACAGCCGCGGTAAAAACTCCGGCAAGAAAGGTTCCCGCTAAAAAGGATGCGGCAAAGGAACTCAAGGATCTGTTTGAAGATGGGCTTAAGGATATTTACTGGGCTGAAAAAGCATTAACGAAAGCTCTTCCGAAAATGGAAAAAAATGCTGAAGATAAAGGCCTGAAGAAAGCGATATCAAGTCACCTGGCTGAAACCGAAAACCATGTAAAAAGATTGGAAGAATGTTTTGCTGCTTTGGGCAAGAAAGCTCAGGCAAAAAAATGTGATGCCATGCAGGGATTGCTGGATGAAGGGAAAAGTATTATGGAAGAAACACAACCAGGTTCTGTACGTGATGCCGGAATTATTGCGGCATCACAGAAAGTAGAACATTATGAAATTGCTACCTATGGTACGTTAGCAGCTTATGCTAAGGTTCTGAAGCAAACCAAATGTCTGAAAATTTTATTGAAGACATTGGAAGAAGAGAAAAAATGCGATGAACTCCTTACCAGTATCGCAGACACTGCTCTGAATAAGAAAGCAATGAAATAA
- a CDS encoding low affinity iron permease family protein — MKKNLFDKFADKAVYFTGSAAAFITATILVIAWASVGPIFNFSEVWQMVINTGTTIITFLMVFLIQKAQNKDSKAIQIKLNELIAAHEHASNRIVDIEDLTEDELDQLHKFYEKLGKLPKKEASSTHSISIDEQSKSACNQRYK; from the coding sequence ATGAAAAAGAATCTTTTTGACAAATTCGCAGATAAAGCTGTTTATTTTACTGGTAGTGCCGCTGCATTTATCACAGCAACAATCCTCGTTATTGCCTGGGCTTCCGTAGGACCTATATTTAATTTTTCGGAAGTCTGGCAGATGGTTATCAATACCGGAACCACAATAATTACTTTTCTCATGGTTTTCCTTATCCAAAAAGCACAAAATAAGGACTCAAAAGCCATACAGATTAAACTTAACGAGCTAATTGCTGCTCATGAACACGCCAGTAACCGGATCGTAGATATTGAAGATCTTACAGAAGATGAACTGGACCAGCTTCATAAATTCTATGAAAAGCTGGGAAAACTACCTAAAAAAGAAGCTTCTTCCACCCATTCAATATCAATAGATGAGCAATCAAAATCTGCCTGTAATCAGCGGTATAAATAA
- a CDS encoding GNAT family N-acetyltransferase: MISYQIEEKISTEEFTDILLTSTLGERRPVNNSRRINGMLEHANLIVTARDQGKLVGIARSLTDFVYCTYLSDLAVDKAYQKTGIGKELIRLTKKETPEAKLILLAAPKAIHYYPKIGMVQWEQCYILDDIDALK, from the coding sequence ATGATCAGTTATCAAATAGAAGAAAAAATAAGCACTGAAGAGTTTACCGATATTCTCCTCACTTCAACCCTTGGCGAAAGAAGACCTGTAAATAACTCCAGAAGAATCAATGGAATGCTGGAACATGCAAACCTCATTGTAACAGCGCGTGATCAGGGAAAGCTGGTAGGAATTGCCAGATCATTAACAGATTTCGTTTACTGCACTTATCTATCAGATCTTGCCGTGGATAAAGCATACCAGAAAACAGGCATCGGAAAAGAACTTATCCGTTTAACTAAAAAAGAAACTCCCGAAGCAAAACTTATCTTGCTGGCAGCTCCAAAAGCGATACATTATTATCCTAAGATTGGAATGGTACAGTGGGAACAATGCTACATTCTGGATGATATTGATGCTCTTAAATAA
- a CDS encoding carboxymuconolactone decarboxylase family protein translates to MKKRLALQKYLPQAYQLMKEMDDLIKKGIDPLHFELIKIRGSQLNGCAYCLNKHITDAVQYGENPQRIYVLSAWHEAKNWFTTEEQIILQLTEEITLIGSHGISDSVYDKAVETFGEEKTAHLILAAISINSWNRIGVGLQMHPVQYKNQ, encoded by the coding sequence ATGAAAAAGAGACTCGCATTACAGAAATACCTGCCACAGGCTTATCAATTGATGAAAGAAATGGACGACCTTATTAAAAAAGGCATAGACCCTCTTCATTTTGAATTAATCAAGATCCGCGGTTCACAATTAAACGGTTGTGCATATTGCCTTAATAAACATATTACTGATGCTGTTCAATATGGAGAAAATCCACAGCGGATTTACGTATTGAGTGCCTGGCATGAGGCTAAAAACTGGTTTACTACTGAAGAACAAATTATTTTACAGCTTACTGAAGAGATTACATTAATAGGCTCTCATGGAATAAGCGATAGCGTATATGACAAAGCTGTAGAAACTTTCGGAGAAGAAAAAACAGCTCATTTGATATTAGCCGCTATCAGCATCAATAGCTGGAACCGTATTGGTGTTGGTCTTCAGATGCACCCCGTACAATACAAAAATCAATAA
- the acnA gene encoding aconitate hydratase AcnA translates to MNTPNAKSVQQITIDGKSYTYSSLRNLPGGVDHLPFSIRILLENVLRNYDGFGITDEHINTLLQWTPAPNDKDIPFKPARILMQDFTGVPAVVDMASLRAEFVRQGKNGQKINPAIPVDLVIDHSVQVDYFGTDYSYDRNVELEFERNKERYEVLKWAQHGLNNFTVVPPGMGICHQVNLEYLAKGVISRDGWLFPDTLVGTDSHTPMVNGIGVIAWGVGGIEAEAAMLGQPIFFTCPEVVGLKLTGRIPDHCTATDMVLSITKILRNQGVVGKFVEVFGEGLDHLTVTDRATISNMSPEFGCTVTYFPIDSRTLEYMHATNRSPEQIKIVEEYCKENLLWRTGTEEIKYSSVAELDLSTLEPTVSGPKRPQDKILVKDLSQRFSEVLKDEHHRNYEPISKRTEYAWLADGGSGTEFTFGKVPIEGELHSEVIQDSLRTVRIKQNNSEFVLSDGSIVIAAITSCTNTSNPAVMVGAGLLARNAIEKGLRTKSWVKTSLAPGSKVVTKYLERSGLNTDLEALRFHTVGYGCTSCIGNSGPLPPAIATAVDNGELVVASVLSGNRNFEARVHPQVKMNFLMSPMLVVAYALVGHVDINLITDPLDYDPNGQPVYLKDIWPSREEIQRTINECMKQEDFEDVYNVIFDGSEDWQDLEVNLDQNFEWNKSSTYIKEAPFFENIKAQPDPVTDIKNAKVLLYLGDSVTTDHISPAGSFKEDSAAGSYLKANNVNKEDFNSYGSRRGNHEVMMRGTFANVRIKNKIADREGGYSRYLPTGEVKTVFDTAMQYQKDHTPLIILAGKEYGSGSSRDWAAKGTFLLGVKAVIAESFERIHRSNLVGMGVAPLVFNDGENAASLGLDGTETYTITGLEENLVPHKMLNVKAVHPSGKETVFTVKARLDSAIEIEYYKNQGILQYVLRDYLKNN, encoded by the coding sequence ATGAACACCCCAAACGCAAAATCTGTACAACAAATCACTATTGATGGAAAATCTTATACTTATAGCTCTTTAAGAAACCTGCCGGGAGGTGTGGATCATCTTCCGTTCAGTATCCGTATTCTTCTAGAAAATGTTTTAAGGAATTATGACGGTTTTGGTATTACAGACGAACATATCAATACCTTACTGCAATGGACACCTGCTCCTAATGATAAGGATATCCCTTTTAAACCCGCTAGGATCCTGATGCAGGATTTCACGGGAGTACCGGCAGTAGTAGATATGGCTTCTTTAAGGGCAGAATTTGTGAGGCAGGGAAAAAACGGACAAAAGATCAACCCAGCTATTCCGGTAGATTTGGTTATCGACCATTCCGTTCAGGTAGACTATTTCGGAACCGATTATTCTTATGACCGGAATGTAGAACTGGAGTTTGAAAGGAATAAGGAACGGTATGAAGTCCTGAAATGGGCACAACACGGGTTGAATAATTTTACCGTAGTTCCTCCCGGAATGGGAATATGTCATCAGGTTAACCTGGAATATTTAGCAAAAGGGGTGATCAGCAGAGACGGATGGCTCTTTCCTGATACATTGGTAGGAACAGACTCACATACGCCAATGGTAAACGGAATCGGGGTTATCGCCTGGGGTGTTGGTGGGATAGAAGCGGAAGCAGCTATGCTGGGACAGCCTATTTTCTTTACCTGTCCTGAGGTAGTAGGTTTAAAACTGACAGGAAGAATTCCTGATCATTGTACTGCTACCGATATGGTTCTTTCAATCACAAAGATCCTTAGAAACCAGGGAGTAGTTGGGAAATTTGTGGAAGTCTTTGGTGAAGGGCTGGATCATTTAACGGTTACCGACCGCGCTACCATTTCTAATATGTCTCCGGAATTCGGATGTACGGTTACTTATTTCCCTATCGACTCACGTACTTTGGAATATATGCATGCTACCAACCGTTCTCCGGAACAGATCAAAATTGTTGAGGAATACTGCAAAGAAAATCTTTTATGGAGAACCGGAACAGAAGAAATTAAATATTCATCCGTCGCAGAACTTGATCTGTCGACCCTTGAACCAACGGTATCCGGGCCTAAACGTCCTCAGGATAAAATTTTAGTTAAAGATCTTAGCCAGAGATTTTCTGAAGTTTTAAAAGACGAGCATCATCGTAATTACGAACCAATTTCCAAAAGAACAGAATATGCCTGGTTAGCGGACGGAGGTTCGGGAACGGAATTTACGTTTGGAAAAGTTCCTATTGAAGGAGAACTTCATTCGGAAGTTATTCAGGACTCTTTACGAACTGTAAGGATCAAACAAAATAATTCTGAATTTGTCTTAAGTGACGGAAGCATTGTTATTGCAGCGATTACCAGTTGCACCAACACATCAAACCCTGCTGTTATGGTAGGAGCAGGACTTTTAGCCCGAAATGCTATAGAAAAAGGACTTCGAACAAAATCATGGGTTAAGACATCTCTGGCACCAGGTTCCAAAGTCGTTACAAAATACCTTGAAAGATCCGGACTTAATACAGATCTGGAGGCACTTCGCTTTCATACAGTCGGCTATGGCTGTACCTCATGTATCGGAAATTCAGGACCACTTCCACCTGCTATTGCAACAGCAGTTGATAACGGCGAGCTGGTAGTAGCTTCGGTACTTTCCGGAAACAGGAATTTTGAGGCAAGAGTGCATCCGCAGGTTAAGATGAATTTTCTCATGTCACCAATGTTGGTTGTTGCCTATGCTTTGGTTGGACATGTTGATATCAATTTAATTACAGACCCTCTGGACTATGATCCGAATGGACAACCTGTCTATTTAAAAGACATCTGGCCTTCACGCGAAGAGATCCAAAGAACGATCAATGAGTGTATGAAACAGGAAGATTTTGAAGACGTTTATAATGTAATCTTTGATGGTTCAGAAGACTGGCAGGATCTTGAAGTTAACCTGGATCAGAATTTCGAATGGAACAAAAGCTCAACCTATATCAAAGAAGCTCCTTTTTTTGAAAATATCAAGGCTCAGCCGGATCCTGTAACCGATATAAAAAATGCAAAAGTGCTGCTGTATCTCGGAGACTCTGTAACCACCGATCACATTTCACCGGCGGGATCTTTTAAAGAAGACTCTGCGGCAGGAAGTTATCTGAAAGCCAATAATGTAAACAAAGAAGATTTTAATTCTTATGGTTCCAGAAGAGGAAATCATGAAGTGATGATGCGCGGAACTTTTGCCAACGTAAGGATAAAAAATAAAATAGCTGACAGAGAGGGTGGATACAGTCGTTATTTACCTACAGGAGAAGTTAAAACGGTTTTTGATACGGCGATGCAATACCAAAAAGACCATACACCACTGATTATTTTAGCGGGTAAAGAATATGGATCAGGATCCTCCCGTGACTGGGCTGCAAAAGGAACTTTCCTGTTAGGTGTAAAAGCGGTGATCGCTGAAAGCTTTGAACGTATCCATAGAAGCAATCTGGTTGGAATGGGTGTGGCACCATTGGTTTTCAATGATGGAGAAAATGCAGCCTCTTTAGGATTGGACGGAACGGAAACGTATACCATCACCGGTTTAGAGGAAAATCTGGTTCCGCATAAAATGCTTAATGTAAAAGCTGTACATCCTTCAGGAAAAGAAACAGTATTCACCGTTAAGGCAAGATTAGATTCGGCAATAGAAATTGAATATTATAAAAACCAGGGAATATTACAGTACGTTTTACGGGATTATTTAAAAAATAATTAA
- a CDS encoding GNAT family N-acetyltransferase: MEVKEAKTRADIEFCKEVILQFRTNLKEDNYVDQIIEMMNEEGFKLHYIPNDTNTKAVAFIGYRPLQMLRTGKIIYIDDLFTSSECRSKGFAGLLLDHVTKEAETTGIQSVHLDSGYMLHDAHRLYLNKGYVLACNHFAKKIS, encoded by the coding sequence ATGGAAGTAAAAGAAGCAAAAACAAGAGCAGACATAGAATTTTGCAAAGAAGTAATTCTTCAGTTCCGTACGAATCTGAAGGAAGATAATTATGTTGATCAGATTATAGAAATGATGAATGAGGAAGGTTTTAAACTACATTATATCCCCAACGATACCAATACAAAAGCTGTAGCATTTATTGGCTACCGCCCGCTACAAATGCTGAGGACCGGTAAGATTATTTATATAGATGATCTGTTCACTTCTTCTGAATGTCGTAGTAAAGGATTTGCAGGTTTGTTATTGGATCACGTAACCAAAGAAGCGGAAACAACAGGAATACAGTCTGTTCATCTGGATAGTGGTTATATGCTCCATGACGCACACCGTTTATATCTTAATAAAGGCTATGTCCTTGCCTGTAATCATTTTGCAAAAAAGATTTCTTAA
- a CDS encoding PLP-dependent aminotransferase family protein — translation MLPYKNLILINADTTEPLYRQIAAQLISLIQEGKLLPGTLLPSTRGLAFDLQLHRKTITAAYDVLVSEDWVDNLPRKGYRISYDLPRIKPRSYKKNKISAFAHKGAINFERFEMILNPVLSVENSRIIIDDGLPDISLLPVTTITKQFKKALDEITYKAVLRHRISENSNLSIALSTFLKHTRGLDMEIENIFTTRGAQMAIYIAASLIIKPGDKVIVSDPSYFIANLVFEKLGAELIRVPVDNEGMCTRSVEEVLQKNDIKMIYIIPHHHHPTTVTMSVERRQHMLKLIKSYDIAVIEDDYDYDFQFKYDPYLPLASGDHNGRVIYIGSLTKVLGTPFRLGYMVATADFLEAARKLRKLIDIRGDAIIEEAAAGLINNGDLARHIQRSNRLYAQRCDLVSELISKELTDVVTFTKPTGGMALWLRFNSEFKLSDILKKAHKDGLVVSGTVYCTGKNALLNACRFGFASLNENQLTEAVELLKKAAGV, via the coding sequence ATGCTTCCTTATAAGAATCTGATTCTCATTAATGCGGATACAACTGAACCTCTGTATCGACAGATTGCAGCCCAGCTTATTTCATTAATTCAGGAAGGAAAGCTCCTTCCCGGAACCCTGTTGCCAAGTACCAGAGGTCTTGCATTTGATCTTCAGCTTCATCGAAAGACAATTACTGCAGCTTATGATGTTCTGGTATCAGAAGATTGGGTGGATAATCTGCCGAGGAAAGGATATAGGATATCTTATGATTTGCCCCGGATTAAACCCAGATCTTATAAAAAAAATAAAATAAGTGCCTTTGCGCATAAAGGAGCAATCAACTTTGAACGTTTCGAAATGATCTTAAATCCTGTTCTCTCTGTTGAAAACAGCAGGATAATTATCGATGATGGTTTACCGGATATTTCACTTTTACCGGTTACAACCATAACCAAACAGTTTAAAAAGGCATTGGATGAAATTACATATAAAGCTGTTTTGAGGCATAGGATATCAGAAAACTCCAATCTTTCTATTGCATTATCTACTTTCCTGAAGCATACCCGAGGATTGGATATGGAGATAGAAAATATTTTTACCACACGTGGTGCGCAAATGGCAATTTATATTGCTGCTTCGCTTATTATAAAGCCAGGTGATAAAGTAATTGTAAGCGACCCTAGCTACTTTATCGCAAATCTTGTTTTTGAAAAATTAGGGGCCGAGCTTATCCGCGTACCCGTAGATAATGAAGGAATGTGCACACGATCGGTTGAGGAGGTTCTGCAGAAAAATGATATTAAAATGATCTACATTATCCCTCATCATCATCATCCTACTACAGTGACGATGAGTGTAGAAAGAAGACAACATATGCTGAAATTGATTAAATCATATGATATTGCAGTTATTGAAGACGATTACGATTATGATTTTCAGTTTAAATATGACCCTTATCTTCCTCTGGCCAGTGGGGATCATAATGGAAGAGTTATTTATATAGGTTCTCTTACAAAAGTTCTTGGGACTCCTTTCCGCCTTGGATATATGGTGGCTACAGCCGATTTTTTAGAAGCTGCCCGTAAGCTTAGAAAACTTATTGATATCAGGGGTGATGCTATTATTGAAGAGGCAGCAGCCGGACTCATTAACAATGGTGATCTAGCCCGTCATATTCAGAGATCCAACCGTTTGTATGCCCAACGATGTGATCTGGTTTCAGAATTGATCAGTAAAGAATTGACTGATGTTGTTACTTTTACAAAACCAACGGGAGGAATGGCATTATGGCTTAGATTTAATTCTGAATTTAAATTGTCGGATATATTGAAGAAAGCACATAAAGATGGTTTGGTTGTTTCCGGGACTGTTTATTGTACCGGAAAAAACGCCCTGTTGAATGCCTGCCGGTTTGGGTTTGCTTCTTTGAATGAGAATCAATTGACAGAAGCGGTTGAATTGTTGAAAAAAGCAGCCGGAGTATAA
- a CDS encoding aldo/keto reductase: MKTDILTEKHKLGLGGVAIGTAFADITDEEAHQVLQKAWDLGIRYYDTSPWYGLTKSERRFGQFLQGKDRDDFVFSTKVGRLFKEVPKSEVPPTMWKNPLNYDFRHDYTADAIKRSIDESLERSGLDHIDIVYIHDLSEDQVGDRYPYFLKQAKEGAFKVLSELREQGIIKAWGMGVNKIEPILDCIEAADPDICLSATQYSILEHEDAVDRLLPAVKKAGVKLVSGAGYNSGFIAGRNRYNYKDVIPKGMTEKRDRIAEIAKKYNTDIVHAALQFVLAADEFAAIIPGASQPDQVHDNVEGLNAVIPPDFWNEIKSEGLIYEKAQIPDYR, translated from the coding sequence ATGAAAACAGACATTCTAACAGAAAAGCACAAATTAGGATTAGGAGGAGTAGCTATAGGAACTGCTTTTGCTGACATTACGGATGAAGAAGCACACCAAGTCCTGCAAAAGGCCTGGGACCTGGGCATACGGTATTATGATACCTCACCCTGGTACGGATTGACAAAAAGCGAAAGAAGATTTGGACAGTTTTTACAGGGTAAGGATAGAGATGACTTTGTTTTCTCTACAAAAGTAGGCAGATTATTTAAGGAAGTCCCTAAATCTGAGGTCCCACCCACCATGTGGAAGAATCCATTAAATTATGACTTCCGGCATGATTATACAGCAGATGCTATAAAAAGGTCAATCGATGAAAGCCTTGAAAGATCAGGGCTCGACCATATTGATATTGTATACATCCATGACCTTTCTGAAGATCAGGTCGGTGACCGGTATCCTTACTTTCTGAAACAGGCAAAGGAAGGAGCTTTTAAAGTACTTTCAGAGTTAAGGGAACAAGGAATTATAAAAGCCTGGGGAATGGGTGTTAATAAAATAGAGCCTATTTTGGACTGCATTGAAGCTGCTGACCCAGACATCTGCCTTTCTGCTACCCAATATTCTATTTTAGAACATGAAGATGCCGTAGACAGATTACTTCCGGCCGTAAAAAAAGCTGGGGTAAAACTGGTTTCCGGAGCCGGTTATAATTCAGGATTTATTGCGGGGAGAAACCGCTATAATTATAAAGATGTCATTCCCAAAGGGATGACAGAAAAAAGAGACCGGATTGCAGAAATAGCAAAAAAATACAACACAGACATTGTACATGCAGCCCTGCAATTTGTTTTGGCGGCTGATGAATTTGCGGCCATTATTCCCGGAGCCAGTCAGCCGGATCAGGTGCATGACAATGTAGAAGGACTGAATGCTGTAATTCCTCCTGATTTCTGGAATGAGATAAAATCTGAGGGATTGATTTATGAAAAAGCTCAGATCCCAGATTACAGGTAG
- a CDS encoding helix-turn-helix transcriptional regulator, whose amino-acid sequence MNAIQSVSAFHRLLSLPEPKHPLVSVINLSHSIFLEDEIWKGFVNRFYCVALKREAKGKIKYGQQHYDYDKGVLSFTAPNQVQYLDLQNMECGSGYLLIVHPDFLLKHPLASSITGYGFFFYAVNEALHLSEDEEDDLIAILKKIDKECQHIDRHTQEIILSQIDLLLNYSNRFYERQFITRKNSNHQLLTKFERFLNDYFDHEQSVDKGLLTVQLIAEAMNLSPNYLSDLLRIHTGQNTQQHIHEKLIAKAKEKLSTTNLSVSEIAYALGFEHPQSFSTLFKKKTKMAPMEFRTSFGIK is encoded by the coding sequence ATGAATGCTATTCAGTCGGTTTCAGCTTTTCATCGCCTATTATCCTTACCGGAACCTAAACATCCGTTGGTAAGTGTTATTAATCTTTCCCATTCTATATTTCTGGAAGATGAAATATGGAAAGGTTTTGTGAACAGATTTTACTGTGTTGCATTGAAAAGAGAAGCAAAAGGCAAGATCAAATATGGTCAGCAGCATTATGACTATGATAAAGGAGTATTAAGCTTTACTGCACCTAACCAGGTACAGTATTTAGACTTGCAAAATATGGAATGCGGATCAGGTTACTTATTGATCGTTCATCCTGATTTTTTATTGAAACATCCTTTGGCATCTTCGATTACGGGTTATGGTTTTTTCTTCTATGCGGTAAATGAAGCTTTACATTTATCGGAAGATGAGGAAGATGATCTGATTGCAATACTCAAAAAAATAGATAAAGAATGTCAGCATATCGATCGTCATACCCAGGAGATTATTTTATCTCAGATTGATCTTTTGCTTAATTATTCCAATCGTTTTTATGAACGGCAGTTTATTACCCGCAAAAACAGCAATCATCAGCTCCTAACAAAATTCGAGCGTTTTCTGAATGATTATTTTGATCATGAACAATCTGTAGATAAGGGTTTGTTAACCGTTCAGCTTATTGCTGAAGCAATGAACCTATCTCCTAATTATCTCAGTGATCTGTTAAGAATTCATACAGGGCAGAATACCCAACAACATATTCATGAAAAATTAATAGCAAAGGCCAAAGAAAAACTGTCGACCACTAATTTATCTGTGAGTGAAATTGCCTATGCATTAGGCTTTGAACATCCTCAGTCTTTCAGCACTCTATTTAAAAAGAAAACAAAAATGGCTCCGATGGAGTTCAGAACTTCCTTCGGAATAAAATAA
- a CDS encoding NAD(P)/FAD-dependent oxidoreductase: MKKHIIIVGGGFAGINLIKSLKNDERFEITLIDKNNYHFFPPLIYQVATSFIQASNISYPFRRMISKFRNVRFHMGNLIKVVSETKTVETDTGNLSYDYLVLALGTESNFFGMENVQRCALPMKSITEALYLRNHMLLTLEEAARNKDMKAAGRLQNIVIAGGGPTGVELAGMLAEMGKYIAEKEYPEIKLGLSNLYLIDALPTLLSPMSEMAQKTSYETLKKLGVKIILNVSVKDYIDNKVILSDGRSIETETLIWTSGVIGREVPGIPKEAIGRGRRILVDGYNEVEGMRNIYAVGDICLQLTEKKYPNGHPQLAQVAIQQAHNLADNFKYIAQGKPLKPFEYNDKGSMAIISKYNAVVDLPKFSFKGFIAWLTWLFIHIIPLVGFGSKVRLAFDWLRLFITNNPSIRLILYPKRNTDK; this comes from the coding sequence ATGAAAAAGCACATCATCATTGTAGGCGGAGGATTTGCTGGGATTAATCTCATCAAATCACTTAAAAATGACGAACGGTTTGAGATCACATTGATTGATAAAAATAATTACCATTTCTTTCCTCCTCTCATCTACCAGGTAGCCACTTCTTTTATTCAGGCTTCAAATATCAGTTATCCTTTCAGGAGAATGATTTCAAAGTTCCGAAATGTACGGTTTCACATGGGAAATCTAATTAAAGTGGTTTCAGAAACCAAAACCGTAGAAACTGATACCGGAAATTTAAGCTATGATTATCTCGTTCTTGCTTTAGGAACCGAATCTAATTTTTTCGGAATGGAAAATGTTCAGAGGTGTGCACTTCCTATGAAAAGTATTACTGAAGCTCTTTATCTTCGAAATCATATGCTTCTGACCCTGGAAGAAGCGGCAAGAAATAAGGATATGAAAGCAGCAGGTCGTCTTCAGAATATTGTTATTGCCGGAGGTGGACCCACAGGAGTGGAACTTGCTGGGATGCTGGCAGAAATGGGAAAATATATTGCTGAAAAAGAATATCCTGAAATTAAACTGGGTCTTTCCAACCTGTATCTTATTGATGCCCTTCCTACCCTTCTTTCCCCGATGAGCGAAATGGCCCAGAAAACTTCTTATGAGACACTGAAAAAATTAGGGGTAAAAATTATTCTGAACGTCTCTGTGAAAGATTATATTGACAATAAAGTAATCCTTTCTGATGGAAGATCCATTGAAACCGAGACCCTGATCTGGACATCCGGTGTCATAGGCCGGGAAGTTCCCGGTATTCCCAAAGAAGCTATCGGTCGTGGAAGAAGAATACTGGTAGACGGATATAATGAAGTGGAAGGAATGAGAAATATTTACGCTGTAGGTGACATTTGTCTTCAGCTCACGGAAAAAAAATATCCAAACGGGCATCCTCAACTGGCGCAGGTAGCCATACAGCAAGCGCATAACTTAGCTGATAACTTTAAATATATTGCACAAGGTAAACCTTTGAAACCTTTCGAGTACAATGACAAAGGAAGCATGGCAATTATTTCTAAATACAATGCGGTAGTAGACCTCCCAAAATTTTCTTTTAAAGGTTTTATAGCATGGCTTACGTGGTTATTTATTCATATCATTCCTTTGGTAGGATTTGGAAGTAAGGTCCGTCTTGCTTTTGATTGGCTTCGGTTGTTTATTACCAATAACCCTTCTATCCGTTTAATACTCTATCCAAAGAGGAATACAGATAAATAA
- a CDS encoding NUDIX domain-containing protein has product MKTSAGILLFKKENNHLFYFLVHPGGPFWKNKDKGAWSIPKGEIEQGEDPLERARIEFKEETGQSIEGEFIGLTPIRQKGGKTVHAWAIETDIETTQLFSNSLQIEWPPRSGKRMEIPEVDQWEWFDSEEAKIRINPAQVLFLSELEELLQK; this is encoded by the coding sequence ATGAAAACAAGTGCAGGCATCTTATTATTTAAAAAAGAAAATAACCATCTGTTTTATTTTCTGGTTCATCCGGGAGGCCCCTTCTGGAAGAATAAAGATAAAGGTGCCTGGTCCATTCCCAAAGGAGAAATAGAACAGGGGGAAGATCCCCTGGAACGGGCCCGCATAGAATTTAAAGAGGAAACCGGACAATCTATAGAAGGAGAATTCATAGGACTGACTCCCATCCGGCAGAAAGGAGGTAAAACAGTGCATGCCTGGGCAATAGAAACAGATATTGAAACGACACAGCTTTTCAGCAATTCTTTACAAATAGAATGGCCGCCAAGATCAGGAAAACGTATGGAAATACCGGAGGTAGACCAATGGGAATGGTTCGATTCAGAAGAAGCAAAAATACGTATTAATCCAGCGCAGGTGTTGTTCCTTTCAGAACTGGAGGAACTGTTGCAAAAGTAA